A region from the Rhodopseudomonas julia genome encodes:
- a CDS encoding argininosuccinate synthase — translation MASDVKKVVLAYSGGLDTSIILKWLKVTYDCEVVTFTADLGQGDELEPARKKAEMLGIKEIYIEDLREEFVRDFVFPMFRMNAVYEGVYLLGTSIARPLISKRLVEIAHETGADAIAHGATGKGNDQVRFELSAYALDPDIKVIAPWREWDFKSRTDLIDFAEKNQIPVPKDKRGEAPFSVDANLLHSSSEGKVLEDPNEEPPAYVFQRSVSPEEAPDKATIIEIAFKNGDAVAIDGKAMKPHELLAALNDLGRDNGIGRVDLVENRFVGMKSRGIYETPGGTILLEAHRAMESITLDRGAAHLKDELMPKYAELVYNGFWYAPEREMIQALADKSQEKVEGTVRLKLYKGNVIVIGRASPQSLYNDELVTFEDDRGAYDQRDAAGFIRLNALRLRTLGMRDRLKG, via the coding sequence ATGACTGCGAGGTGGTGACCTTCACCGCCGATCTCGGTCAGGGCGACGAACTCGAGCCGGCCCGCAAGAAGGCGGAGATGCTCGGCATCAAGGAAATCTACATCGAGGACCTGCGCGAAGAATTCGTCCGCGACTTCGTCTTCCCGATGTTCCGCATGAACGCCGTCTATGAAGGCGTCTATCTCCTCGGCACCTCGATCGCCCGCCCGCTCATCTCCAAGCGGCTCGTCGAGATCGCCCACGAGACCGGCGCCGATGCGATCGCCCATGGCGCCACCGGCAAGGGCAACGACCAGGTCCGCTTCGAGCTCAGCGCCTATGCGCTCGATCCCGACATCAAGGTGATCGCCCCCTGGCGCGAATGGGACTTCAAATCGCGCACCGACTTGATCGATTTCGCCGAGAAGAACCAGATCCCCGTGCCGAAGGACAAGCGCGGCGAGGCGCCCTTCTCCGTCGATGCGAACCTCCTGCATTCCTCCTCGGAAGGCAAAGTCCTGGAAGATCCGAACGAGGAGCCGCCGGCCTATGTCTTCCAGCGCTCCGTCTCCCCGGAAGAGGCACCCGACAAGGCGACCATCATCGAGATCGCCTTCAAGAACGGCGACGCCGTTGCGATCGACGGCAAGGCCATGAAGCCGCATGAGCTTCTGGCGGCCCTCAACGATCTCGGCCGCGACAACGGCATCGGCCGCGTCGATCTCGTCGAAAACCGCTTCGTCGGCATGAAGAGCCGCGGCATCTACGAGACGCCGGGCGGCACCATCCTTCTGGAAGCGCACCGGGCGATGGAATCGATCACGCTCGACCGCGGCGCCGCCCATCTCAAGGACGAGCTGATGCCGAAATACGCCGAGCTCGTCTACAACGGCTTCTGGTACGCACCGGAGCGCGAGATGATCCAGGCGCTCGCCGACAAGAGCCAGGAGAAGGTCGAAGGCACCGTCCGCCTGAAACTCTACAAGGGCAATGTCATCGTCATCGGCCGGGCGAGCCCGCAATCGCTCTACAATGACGAACTCGTCACCTTCGAGGACGATCGCGGCGCCTACGATCAGCGCGATGCGGCGGGCTTCATCCGCCTGAACGCCCTGCGCCTCAGGACGCTCGGCATGCGCGACCGCCTGAAAGGCTGA
- a CDS encoding site-2 protease family protein: MSWSFPIGRLFGSEIRIHATFFLLLAWIGFAHYQMGGAAAAIDGVLFILAIFACVVAHEFGHALTARRYGIKTPDITLLPIGGLARLERMPENPREEILVALAGPAVNIVIAAILIVILGGAVDTASLASLDNPQVSFLARLAGVNLFLALFNLIPAFPMDGGRVLRAALSFKLSRPAATTVAARIGQGIAVGFGFLALYGNPILLLIAAFIFLAGNAEARSVGLEDAARGLRVRDAMISEFESLAPSATLGEAAELLLRTTQHEFPVVDGSGRLRGILTRATLIEKLAAEGPDAPVLHVMTTDIPVIAARARLSDALKRLQAGMAPAVGVVEGGISLAGRTEGGRFIGYITVDNIDELMMIRGATGPASPPRRGTGPVVPQ, translated from the coding sequence ATGTCCTGGTCCTTTCCCATCGGCCGGCTCTTCGGCTCTGAAATCCGCATCCACGCCACCTTCTTTCTTCTCCTGGCGTGGATCGGGTTCGCGCATTACCAGATGGGCGGGGCCGCAGCCGCCATCGATGGCGTTCTCTTCATCCTGGCGATCTTCGCCTGCGTCGTAGCGCATGAATTCGGCCATGCGCTGACGGCGCGGCGCTACGGCATCAAAACGCCCGACATCACGCTTCTGCCGATCGGCGGGCTCGCCCGTCTCGAACGCATGCCGGAAAATCCGCGCGAGGAGATCCTCGTCGCGCTTGCCGGCCCGGCCGTGAACATCGTCATCGCCGCCATTCTGATTGTCATCCTCGGCGGCGCCGTCGATACGGCCTCGCTCGCCTCCCTCGACAACCCGCAGGTGAGCTTTCTGGCCCGCCTTGCCGGCGTCAATCTCTTCCTCGCCCTCTTCAACCTCATTCCGGCCTTCCCGATGGATGGCGGGCGCGTCCTGCGCGCGGCCCTCTCCTTCAAGCTGAGCCGCCCGGCCGCCACCACGGTGGCGGCGCGCATCGGCCAGGGCATTGCGGTCGGCTTCGGCTTTCTCGCCCTTTACGGCAATCCGATCCTCCTCCTCATCGCCGCCTTCATCTTCCTCGCAGGCAACGCGGAGGCACGCTCCGTCGGCCTCGAAGATGCCGCGCGCGGTCTCAGGGTGCGCGATGCGATGATCAGCGAGTTCGAATCCCTCGCCCCCTCCGCGACCCTGGGCGAGGCCGCCGAGCTCCTTCTGCGCACCACACAGCATGAATTTCCGGTCGTCGATGGCAGCGGCCGCCTGCGCGGCATCCTCACCCGCGCGACGCTGATCGAAAAGCTGGCAGCCGAGGGGCCGGACGCCCCCGTCCTGCATGTCATGACGACCGATATTCCGGTGATTGCCGCGCGCGCCCGCCTGAGCGATGCGCTGAAGCGCCTCCAGGCCGGCATGGCGCCGGCGGTCGGCGTCGTGGAAGGCGGCATCAGCCTGGCCGGCCGCACCGAAGGCGGCCGCTTCATCGGCTACATCACCGTCGACAACATCGACGAGCTGATGATGATCCGCGGTGCCACCGGGCCCGCCTCACCACCCCGCCGCGGCACCGGCCCCGTCGTGCCGCAATAG